GTGAATACGAACGGCTATGGAGTGTACGTCAATTCAACCTATTACTCGAAGTTTAAGCTGGCAACTGAACGTAGCGATATGTACAACTTCACCGTTAATACGGGTGGAGGCTCGACCTCTATGCTGGATTACTATTTTGTGTATGGAAGCGATGTTAAGGACGTCATATCGAATTATTCGGACCTTACCTCCAAGCCGACAATGCTGCCCAAGTGGGCGTTCGGTTTATGGATGTCCGCTAATGAATGGGATCGGCAATCCGAAGTAACGACAGCCCTTAGCAACGCAAGTACGAATAATATCGCTGCAACTGCCGTCGTGCTTGAGCAGTGGAGTGATGAAAACACATTTTATATTTTCAACGATGCAACTTATACGCCTAAGACGGGAAGTGCTGCATTCAGCTACAGTGACTTCACGTTCGGAACGAAATGGCCCAACCCCGCGCAAATGGCGACTGACATTCACAATGCCGGGATGAAGCTTGTCATGTGGCAGGTTCCAATTCAGAAATATACAAACTATGCGTACACACAGAAGGACAATGATGAGTCGTATATGATTTCTCAAGGCTATGCGGTTGGTGACGGCAATAGTGGACAGTATCGTCTGCCAGCAGGCACCTGGTTCGAGAATAGCTTATTGCTTGATTTTACGAGTACAAATGCTAAAAACTGGTGGATGTCCAAACGTGCGTATTTGTTCGATGGTGTTGGTATTGATGGATTCAAGACAGATGGCGGAGAGATGGTATGGGGGCGCTGGCTCACCTTCAATAACGGCAAGAAGGGTGACGAAATGCGTAACCAATACCCGAACGATTATGTGGCGGCCTATAATGACTATGCTCATTTGAAGAAGGCGGATTCCGTTTCCTTCAGCCGTTCCGGCACAAGCGGCGCACAGAAGAGCCAGATTTTCTGGGCGGGCGATCAGGAGTCGACCTTTAGTGCTTTCCGCGATGCGATGCATGCGGGTCTGACCTCTAGTATATCCGGCGTTCCCTTCTGGAGCTGGGATTTGGCGGGGTTCACGGGGGATACTTTTCCTTCAGCGGAGTTGTACAAGCGGTCGATTGAGATGGCAGCATTCTCGCCGATCATGCAATTCCACTCTGAGAAATCGGATCCAAGCCCAAGTGAGGAACGTTCTCCTTGGAATGCTGCTTCGCGGACTGGGGATTCCACCGTGCTGTCTACTTCTCGGAAAGTGATTAACACACGTATGAACTTATTGCCTTATCTATACAGTGAAGCCAAAAAGACAAGTGACACGGGTATTCCGCTTATGAGGGCGATGGTCGTTGAGTATCCTGGCGATACGAGCACTTATGGACTGACGGAGCAGTACATGCTCGGAGATAGCTTACTAGTTGCACCAATCGTGAACCAAGGTGAAACGAACAAGAGCATATACCTTCCTGCTGGGGAATGGGTTGATTTCTGGTGGGGTGCGATGCATCCAGGCAATCGGACAATCAGCTATTATGCGGGCGTAGATGACATTCCTGTTCTAGTTAAAGCGGGTGCCATTCTGCCTATGAACCTTAACGGCACTTATACAGTAGGTGGAACGATCGGCAACGATTTGACCAACTATACGAATTTGTCCTTCCGTATTTTCCCGCAAGGAACGACCTCGTACAGCTGGTACGATGGATCAACTACGCGCACAATTACTTCAACTGAGCAGTATAATCTGGACAAAGTAACCGTATCTGTGCCTGCGCTTACCGTTGCTAGCACGATTCAGGTGCTGACAAGCAAGCCGACCTCAGTAACGAAGGATGGCACGGGGTTAACTGAATACTTTAGTGCCAGCAGCTTGAGCAGCGCTTCCCAAGGCTGGTATTACGATTCTGCCGCCAAGCTTGCTTACGTGAAGATCAGTTCGGGCGTATCGGCTCGCTCGGTCGTTCTTAACGGGGTAGACAAGAACGCATACGAAGCAGAATTCGGCACCTTGAACGCTGTATCTACGAATACGAACCATACCGGATACTTGGGAACTGGCTTCGTTGATGGATTCGAGACAGTTGGCGATTACGTGGAGCTTCAGGTTTACGCGCCGTCTGCTGGTACGTATTCCATCGACGTTCGTTACAGTGCTGGGGGCGGAGCAGGATCGCGGGCTATTTACAAAAATGGCACGAAGGTATCCGATCTCAGCTTGTCCGCCACTGCTAACTGGGATACGTGGAACACGGCTACATTGTCTACGTCCTTAAATGCAGGGCTCAATACGATTAAAGTGCAGTACGATTCCGGCAATTCTACGGGTATCAACCTCGATAACGTTGGCATTCGTTGGTAGAAAGGCTTGAGCAGGGGAAGAGCGGGATACAGAATTTGTATTTCCGCTCTTTCTTTCCCTAGCAAATCTAATGAGAGGTGGAAGATTTATGATTGCATATCGTGGCTTGCTTAATAAACGTTTTTTCATGCTTGTACTTGTCGCAATGCTCGCATTAGGATTACTGCCAATGGGCCCGTCTCGGACTTATGCGTATGCTGGCGCTTTGGGTAACGTTCTTAGCAGCAGTGTGTCTGGAGACACACTTACACTTACGATAGACAACGGGGCAGAACCGAATGACGATCTTCTGGAGATCAAAGTGCTTAGCAGCAGTGTGGCTAAGGTGGATTACCGACCGAATTCTGTAGCTGCTAGCAACGATACGCCGATGATTGATCCAAATAAAACATGGAGCGCGGTCGGTGCTACGATTAACACGGCGACTAGTCCCATCACGATAACGACAGCGGATATGAGGATTGAAATAGCCAAAACGCCTGCTCGTGTAACTGTAAAGAAGGCTAATGGAACGCTGCTTTTCTATGAGCCTTCTGGGGGCGGTATCTATTACGACGGCGTACGATTCATTCGCGGTACTTCAGATAATCTCTATGGAATTAGGAGCTATAATGCATTCGAGGATGGAGGAGATCTTCTGCGGAATGACAATAGCCATGGTGCCCATGCGGGTGAGCAAGGTGATGCAGGAGGACCTTTCATATGGTCGACTGCTGGTTATGGCATTCTGGTCGATAGCGATGGCGGTTATCCTTTCACAGAAGCAGCCTCTGGGAAAATGGAGTTTTATTACGGTGGGACTCCGACGGAAGGCCGTAGGTATACGAAGGACGATATGGAGTATTACATTATGCTTGGAAGTCCCAAAGAAATTCTAGCATCTTATGCAGAAATTACAGGGAAATCTCCCATGCTCCCGAAATGGTCGCTGGGCTTTTCTAATTTTGAATGGGATACGAACGAGACAGAGCTGACCAACAGCATAGACACCTATAGGGCGAAGAATATTCCACTAGATAGTGTTGGACTCGACTATGACTGGAAAAAATACGGTCAGGACAACTATGGAGAGTTCGCCTGGAATACGTCGAATTTTCCTAGCGCTTCGAC
This portion of the Cohnella abietis genome encodes:
- a CDS encoding TIM-barrel domain-containing protein; its protein translation is MKFRWKSRWMTVLLLALAMLIALPASVFAIDGVYHAPYGTDDLYEVQQTERYPRDPVAGDTVTVKLTTWPIEAGQATWITWTKNGVAQSVVNGAWKYNSGNNSYWEVNLGSFSKGDTISYTVHANKSGANEKTIGPFTFTVTGWESVASINSYTNATNHIVLNASPNTGTMSPKINIAFQADDVFRVQLSPKGTATLATGLSNYTFTDNTTYYLISTTALKIRIDKSPYKMSVYKPDGTTLIAREYDSAVNRNMAWLTDGSNIIDKVQNNLYSPTSEQFYGFGEHYNNFQKRGYDVDTYVYNQYKNQGSKTYMSIPFFVNTNGYGVYVNSTYYSKFKLATERSDMYNFTVNTGGGSTSMLDYYFVYGSDVKDVISNYSDLTSKPTMLPKWAFGLWMSANEWDRQSEVTTALSNASTNNIAATAVVLEQWSDENTFYIFNDATYTPKTGSAAFSYSDFTFGTKWPNPAQMATDIHNAGMKLVMWQVPIQKYTNYAYTQKDNDESYMISQGYAVGDGNSGQYRLPAGTWFENSLLLDFTSTNAKNWWMSKRAYLFDGVGIDGFKTDGGEMVWGRWLTFNNGKKGDEMRNQYPNDYVAAYNDYAHLKKADSVSFSRSGTSGAQKSQIFWAGDQESTFSAFRDAMHAGLTSSISGVPFWSWDLAGFTGDTFPSAELYKRSIEMAAFSPIMQFHSEKSDPSPSEERSPWNAASRTGDSTVLSTSRKVINTRMNLLPYLYSEAKKTSDTGIPLMRAMVVEYPGDTSTYGLTEQYMLGDSLLVAPIVNQGETNKSIYLPAGEWVDFWWGAMHPGNRTISYYAGVDDIPVLVKAGAILPMNLNGTYTVGGTIGNDLTNYTNLSFRIFPQGTTSYSWYDGSTTRTITSTEQYNLDKVTVSVPALTVASTIQVLTSKPTSVTKDGTGLTEYFSASSLSSASQGWYYDSAAKLAYVKISSGVSARSVVLNGVDKNAYEAEFGTLNAVSTNTNHTGYLGTGFVDGFETVGDYVELQVYAPSAGTYSIDVRYSAGGGAGSRAIYKNGTKVSDLSLSATANWDTWNTATLSTSLNAGLNTIKVQYDSGNSTGINLDNVGIRW